The Priestia megaterium genome contains a region encoding:
- a CDS encoding DUF1540 domain-containing protein yields the protein MEQNILCEVNNCKYWHSGNKCTADEIYVVSHKGKQASNSEDTDCKTFIPEV from the coding sequence ATGGAGCAAAATATTCTCTGTGAAGTAAACAACTGTAAATACTGGCATTCTGGCAACAAATGTACTGCTGATGAGATATATGTTGTCAGCCATAAAGGCAAACAGGCATCAAATAGTGAGGATACAGATTGTAAAACATTTATACCAGAAGTTTAA
- a CDS encoding flavodoxin — MTKILIAYASMSGNTEEISELIKSNLEPFGYHIDMEEIEHLDIQKLVEYDGILLGVYTWGNGDLPYEVEDFYDEVENVDLMGKKAAIFGSGDRSYPEFCAAVDLLEEKLELCGAEIVQKGLKIELAPETEEDIEHCNSFAISFSKSFEESSL, encoded by the coding sequence ATGACTAAAATTCTTATTGCATACGCAAGCATGTCGGGCAATACTGAAGAGATTTCTGAACTGATAAAATCAAATCTCGAACCTTTTGGTTACCATATAGACATGGAGGAAATTGAACACTTGGATATACAAAAGCTGGTAGAGTACGATGGTATTTTATTAGGTGTATATACATGGGGAAATGGAGACCTACCATACGAGGTTGAAGACTTTTATGATGAAGTTGAAAATGTTGATTTAATGGGTAAAAAAGCTGCAATCTTCGGTTCTGGTGATCGTTCTTATCCTGAATTTTGTGCAGCTGTTGATTTATTAGAGGAAAAACTAGAACTTTGTGGAGCAGAAATTGTACAAAAAGGATTAAAAATCGAGCTTGCTCCGGAAACAGAAGAAGACATTGAACATTGCAATTCCTTTGCAATCAGCTTTTCCAAAAGCTTCGAGGAATCTTCACTATGA
- a CDS encoding IDEAL domain-containing protein: MDTHFIIMKPFCHEVGCCCPEQQHQHMINFRQGDIWTITNNRKYVDGLGWYCLIDINNEFQFFIYVDDIQELHAKGSICSIWDLDLKINYLNFKINKALDTHDREAFLSLSNELRHAQQVKSKMNYAHVQNV, from the coding sequence ATGGATACGCATTTCATAATAATGAAGCCATTTTGCCACGAAGTAGGGTGCTGTTGTCCAGAACAACAGCATCAACATATGATTAACTTCCGTCAAGGAGATATTTGGACAATTACAAACAACCGGAAATACGTCGATGGCTTAGGATGGTACTGTTTAATCGATATTAATAACGAATTTCAGTTCTTTATCTATGTTGATGATATTCAGGAGTTACATGCTAAGGGTAGCATTTGCTCTATCTGGGATTTAGACCTAAAGATTAATTATTTGAACTTTAAAATAAACAAAGCACTCGATACACACGACAGAGAGGCATTTCTTTCTCTTTCTAATGAGCTGCGCCATGCACAACAGGTAAAGAGTAAAATGAACTATGCTCATGTGCAGAATGTTTAA
- a CDS encoding HU family DNA-binding protein yields MKKAELIDAVATKSELTKQDSKKVVDALLETISNTLANEEKIQLIGFGTFEVRERVARTGRNPQTGEEMTIPASKVPAFKPGKELKEALK; encoded by the coding sequence ATGAAAAAAGCTGAATTAATCGATGCGGTTGCAACAAAATCTGAACTAACGAAACAAGATTCAAAAAAAGTTGTAGATGCGTTACTCGAAACAATATCTAATACGCTTGCTAATGAAGAAAAAATTCAATTGATTGGATTTGGCACATTTGAAGTGCGTGAACGTGTAGCTCGTACAGGACGTAATCCACAAACTGGTGAAGAAATGACGATTCCAGCTTCAAAAGTTCCTGCGTTTAAACCCGGAAAAGAATTAAAAGAAGCTCTTAAATAA
- a CDS encoding Ger(x)C family spore germination protein translates to MNISQHYIRFLLVSMSVLLLFSLTGCWSSHEIEEISLGVGVAFDKGEKSIIEKKITERGEEYPRKDSITTTYQLITPQIASSTNKEGGSPQKSYVNMSETGDSILQQVRELSLRTESPFNATHMKVIVIGEELAQSYNLEQLLDQYLRDNDFRPSCLVFVSKGRASDTLESKVAGEVPAFRLYGMVDNAYRTTRILPPMPIIKVESRLQSGSSFLLQNVILKNGETKFVGAAVIKGKTKKLRGFLNEKELEGITWLTGKGKGGVVKSFDKQTNELIVYEIESMKSKITPHVKGNNISFDVHIESEGRLSENWVASGNPFENQFLQKAQKTSEKEVEHMARNVIEKMQKEYQVDVAGFGNQLRIKYPRVWMRVKENWDQTFSEVPINYDVKLTIKDYGTSGSKK, encoded by the coding sequence ATGAATATAAGTCAACACTATATACGGTTTCTCTTAGTGTCGATGTCTGTCCTTTTGCTTTTTTCTCTTACAGGATGTTGGAGTAGTCATGAAATAGAAGAGATAAGCCTAGGTGTAGGGGTGGCATTCGATAAAGGAGAAAAGTCAATTATAGAAAAAAAGATAACTGAACGGGGGGAAGAGTATCCAAGAAAAGATTCAATTACCACAACTTATCAGCTTATTACTCCACAAATAGCAAGTTCAACGAATAAAGAAGGTGGATCGCCACAAAAATCTTATGTGAATATGTCTGAAACGGGAGATTCCATCCTTCAACAAGTTCGTGAGTTATCATTAAGAACAGAAAGTCCTTTTAATGCTACTCATATGAAGGTCATTGTAATCGGTGAAGAACTTGCACAATCATATAATTTAGAACAATTACTTGATCAATATCTTCGAGATAACGATTTTAGACCAAGCTGCCTGGTGTTTGTTAGTAAAGGAAGAGCCAGCGACACACTAGAATCAAAAGTAGCAGGAGAAGTTCCCGCATTTCGCCTGTATGGAATGGTAGATAATGCATATCGAACAACAAGGATTTTACCTCCTATGCCGATCATTAAGGTAGAGAGTAGGCTACAATCAGGATCGAGTTTTCTTTTACAAAATGTAATCTTAAAAAATGGGGAAACAAAATTTGTAGGAGCTGCCGTGATAAAAGGAAAGACAAAGAAACTGCGTGGTTTTTTAAATGAAAAGGAATTGGAGGGAATAACATGGTTAACAGGCAAGGGAAAGGGCGGTGTGGTGAAAAGTTTTGATAAACAGACAAATGAACTAATTGTATATGAAATAGAATCTATGAAAAGTAAAATTACACCTCATGTTAAAGGAAACAATATCTCTTTTGATGTACACATTGAATCAGAGGGAAGGCTATCTGAAAATTGGGTGGCCTCAGGAAACCCATTTGAAAATCAATTTTTACAGAAGGCACAAAAAACTTCAGAAAAAGAAGTAGAGCATATGGCGCGGAATGTAATAGAAAAAATGCAAAAAGAATACCAAGTCGATGTTGCAGGCTTCGGAAATCAATTGAGAATTAAGTATCCTAGAGTATGGATGAGGGTCAAAGAGAATTGGGATCAAACATTTAGTGAAGTTCCGATTAACTATGATGTGAAATTAACGATTAAAGATTATGGAACGTCAGGATCAAAGAAGTGA
- a CDS encoding spore germination protein, translating into MILSPKDQITTPQAAVIVINFILGTGILTLPRTSVEKVHTPDVWLTVILGGLIATMAGVVMVKLSQQFPQRTFYQYSQEIAGKWVGGLLSLLIIGYFLTTSGFQIRSLTEVTQYLLLEGTPTWAIIMPFMWVGLYLMVGGINPIARLFDIILPITVILFLLVAFMSIKIFEVDNLRPVLGAGIIPVLNGVKTTALAFTGPEIMLLLVAFMKQPNKAIKATLVGIFISSIFYIITVVMVLGALSVDEVMTRTWPTLDLIRSFELTGLVFERFDSLLLVIWIMQMFTTFSIAYYAAALGLAQLFKKSIHPFIYGLVPIIYLISMTPKNNNDLFKLGDIIGTIALFLFGLLPLPLLIVAKWKGRK; encoded by the coding sequence ATGATTCTTAGTCCAAAAGATCAAATAACAACTCCCCAAGCAGCTGTTATTGTTATCAACTTTATACTTGGTACAGGAATTCTCACCTTACCTAGAACATCTGTCGAGAAGGTGCATACACCAGATGTGTGGCTAACCGTTATTTTAGGCGGTCTAATCGCGACGATGGCAGGAGTAGTCATGGTAAAGCTAAGTCAACAGTTTCCCCAAAGAACCTTTTATCAATACAGCCAAGAAATTGCAGGAAAATGGGTGGGTGGATTACTTAGTTTACTTATTATAGGTTACTTTCTTACAACTTCCGGATTTCAAATTCGCTCACTAACAGAAGTAACACAGTATTTATTGCTAGAAGGCACTCCCACCTGGGCCATTATTATGCCATTTATGTGGGTGGGGCTCTATCTAATGGTGGGAGGAATCAATCCAATTGCCCGTCTGTTTGACATTATATTACCTATTACGGTTATTCTTTTTTTGCTGGTTGCCTTTATGAGTATCAAAATATTTGAAGTGGATAATCTGCGCCCAGTACTAGGAGCGGGCATCATCCCTGTACTGAACGGGGTAAAGACAACAGCTCTCGCATTCACAGGCCCTGAAATTATGCTTCTACTTGTGGCATTTATGAAGCAGCCGAATAAAGCAATAAAAGCTACCTTAGTTGGAATCTTTATATCTTCAATTTTTTACATAATAACCGTTGTAATGGTCCTAGGAGCGTTGTCTGTCGATGAAGTGATGACCAGAACATGGCCAACACTAGATCTCATACGTAGCTTTGAGTTAACTGGTTTGGTTTTCGAACGATTCGATTCTCTATTGCTGGTGATATGGATTATGCAAATGTTTACTACCTTTAGTATAGCTTATTATGCTGCTGCTCTAGGTCTGGCACAACTTTTCAAAAAGAGCATCCATCCATTTATATATGGATTAGTTCCAATTATCTACCTCATCTCAATGACTCCAAAAAATAATAATGACTTATTTAAGCTTGGGGATATAATCGGCACTATTGCATTGTTTTTATTTGGCTTACTCCCACTGCCCCTCCTTATTGTCGCGAAATGGAAAGGAAGAAAATAA